Proteins co-encoded in one Dama dama isolate Ldn47 chromosome 2, ASM3311817v1, whole genome shotgun sequence genomic window:
- the NUDT8 gene encoding mitochondrial coenzyme A diphosphatase NUDT8 → MLPDCLSAEGEQRCRRLLAGATARLRARPAAAAVLVPLCSVRGVPALLYTLRSSRLAGRHKGDVSFPGGKCDPADRDVVHTALRETREELGLAVPEERVWGVLRPVHDREKATVVPVLAGVGPLDPESLRPNPEEVDEVFALPLAHLLQEQNQGYTHFCRGGHFQYTLPVFLHGPHRVWGLTAIITEFTLKLLAPGVYQPRLAGPELPRG, encoded by the exons ATGCTGCCCGACTGCCTGTCGGCGGAGGGCGAACAGCGCTGCCGGCGGTTGCTGGCGGGAGCCACGGCCCGGCTGCGCGCGCGGCCTGCGGCGGCCGCGGTCCTCGTGCCTCTGTGCTCGGTGCGCGGGGTCCCGGCGCTACTCTACACGCTGCGGTCCAGCCGCCTGGCCGGGAGGCACAAGGGTGACGTCAG tttcccaggtggcaagtGTGACCCTGCTGACCGGGACGTGGTGCACACGGCCCTGAGGGAGACACGGGAGGAGCTGGGCCTGGCTGTGCCCGAGGAGCGGGTCTGGGGAGTCCTGCGGCCCGTGCACGACCGG GAAAAGGCCACAGTGGTGCCAGTCCTGGCCGGCGTGGGCCCGCTCGATCCCGAGAGCCTCAGGCCCAACCCCGAGGAG GTGGATGAAGTGTTCGCCCTGCCCCTGGCCCATCTGCTGCAGGAGCAGAACCAAGGTTACACCCACTTCTGCCGTGGTGGCCACTTCCAGTACACGTTGCCCGTCTTCCTGCACGGGCCACACCGGGTCTGGGGGCTCACAGCCATCATCACCGAGTTCACCCTGAAGCTGCTGGCCCCTGGTGTCTACCAGCCCCGCCTGGCCGGCCCAGAGCTGCCCCGGGGCTGA
- the LOC133070299 gene encoding double C2-like domain-containing protein gamma isoform X1 gives MAGRGRVSMREHMAIDVSPGPIRPIRLISHYFPHFYPTAEPALRPPDPRPPGTPVRSAPQPQPDPEPEGDSDDSTALGTLQFTLLFDADNSTLHCTAHRAKGLKPLASGSVDTFVKANLLPGASKASQLRTRTVRGTRGPVWEETLTYHGFTLQDARRKTLRLCVCEDPWLRRRRRAPPLGELRVPLRKLVPNRARSFDVCLERRRLTKRPKSLDTARGMSLYEEVEAEAAWEERGRVLLSLCYSSQRGGLLVGVLRCAHLAPMDANGYSDPFVRLFLHPNAGKKSKYKTSVRRKTLNPEFNEEFFYAGPREELAQKTLLVSVWDYDLGTADDFIGGVQLSSRAGGERQQHWRECLGRSDRRLELWHPLDGTPLQLSD, from the exons ATGGCGGGCCGGGGGCGGGTGAGCATGCGGGAGCACATGGCTATCGACGTGAGCCCGGGCCCCATCCGGCCCATCCGCCTCATCTCCCACTACTTCCCACACTTCTACCCCACCGCTGAGCCCGCCCTGCGCCCCCCAGACCCACGCCCCCCAGGGACCCCCGTCCGCTCTGCACCCCAGCCCCAGCCGGACCCAGAGCCAGAGGGAGACTCAGACGACAGCA CCGCCCTCGGCACCCTCCAGTTCACGCTCCTTTTTGACGCGGACAACAGCACCCTGCACTGCACGGCCCACCGTGCCAAG GGCCTCAAGCCTCTGGCCTCAGGCTCCGTGGACACCTTCGTCAAAGCCAACCTGCTGCCCGGGGCCAGCAAG GCCAGCCAGCTGCGGACGCGCACGGTTCGGGGCACACGGGGGCCTGTCTGGGAGGAGACGCTCACCTATCATGGGTTCACCCTCCAGGACGCCCGGCGCAAGACCTTGCG GCTGTGCGTGTGTGAAGACCCGTGGCTGCGGCGACGGAGGCGGGCGCCTCCCCTGGGAGAGCTGCGGGTGCCCCTGAGGAAGCTGGTGCCCAACCGGGCCAGGAGCTTCGACGTGTGTCTGGAGAGGCGGAGGCTG ACCAAGAGGCCCAAGAGCCTGGACACAGCACGCGGCATGTCTCTGTATGAG GAAGTGGAGGCGGAGGCGGCCTGGGAGGAGCGTGGGCGCGTCCTGCTGTCGCTGTGTTACAGCTCTCAGCGGGGCGGCCTGCTGGTGGGCGTGCTGCGCTGCGCCCACCTCGCCCCCATGGACGCCAACGGCTACTCGGACCCCTTCGTCCGCCT TTTCCTGCATCCCAATGCAGGGAAGAAATCGAAATACAAGACCAGCGTTCGGAGGAAGACCCTGAACCCCGAGTTCAACGAG GAGTTCTTCTACGCAGGCCCGCGGGAGGAGCTGGCCCAGAAGACGCTGCTGGTGTCTGTATGGGATTATGACCTGGGCACGGCTGACGACTTCATCG GCGGGGTGCAGCTGAGCAGCCGGGCCGGCGGGGAGCGCCAACAACACTGGCGCGAATGCCTGGGCCGCAGTGACCGCAGGCTGGAGCTGTGGCACCCGCTGGACGGCACGCCCCTCCAGCTCAGCGACTAG
- the NDUFV1 gene encoding NADH dehydrogenase [ubiquinone] flavoprotein 1, mitochondrial gives MLAARRLLGGSLPARVSVRFSGDTTAPKKTSFGSLKDEDRIFTNLYGRHDWRLKGAQSRGDWYKTKEILLKGPDWILGEVKTSGLRGRGGAGFPTGLKWSFMNKPSDGRPKYLVVNADEGEPGTCKDREIIRHDPHKLVEGCLVGGRAMGARAAYIYIRGEFYNEASNLQVAIREAYEAGLIGKNACGSGYDFDVFVVRGAGAYICGEETALIESIEGKQGKPRLKPPFPADVGVFGCPTTVANVETVAVSPTICRRGGAWFASFGRERNSGTKLFNISGHVNNPCTVEEEMSVPLKELIEKHAGGVTGGWDNLLAVIPGGSSTPLIPKSVCETVLMDFDALIQAQTGLGTAAVIVMDRSTDIVKAIARLIEFYKHESCGQCTPCREGVDWMNKVMARFVRGDARPAEIDSLWEISKQIEGHTICALGDGAAWPVQGLIRHFRPELEERMHQFAQQHQARQAAS, from the exons ATGCTGGCGGCACGGCGGCTGCTCGGCGGGTCGCTCCCCGCGCGGGTGTCTGTGCGATTCAGCGGCGACACG ACAGCGCCCAAGAAAACCTCATTTGGCTCACTGAAGGATGAAGACCGGATCTTCACCAACCTGTATGGACGCCATGACTGGAG GCTTAAAGGTGCCCAGAGTCGAGGTGACTGGTACAAGACGAAGGAGATTCTGCTGAAGGGGCCTGACTGGATCCTGGGTGAGGTCAAGACATCGGGCTTGCGGGGCCGTGGAGGTGCTGGCTTCCCCACTGGCCTTAAATGGAGCTTCATGAATAAGCCCTCAGATGGCAG GCCCAAGTATCTGGTGGTGAATGCGGATGAGGGGGAGCCAGGCACCTGCAAGGACCGAGAGATCATCCGCCACGACCCCCACAAGCTGGTGGAAGGCTGCCTAGTGGGGGGCCGAGCCATGGGCGCTCGCGCCGCCTACATCTACATCCGCGGGGAGTTCTACAACGAGGCCTCCAATCTGcag GTAGCCATCCGAGAGGCCTACGAGGCTGGTCTGATTGGCAAGAACGCCTGTGGCTCCGGCTATGATTTCGATGTGTTTGTGGTGCGTGGGGCCGGGGCCTACATCTGCGGGGAGGAGACCGCGCTCATCGAGTCCATCGAGGGCAAACAGGGCAAGCCCCGCCTGAAGCCGCCCTTCCCTGCAGACGTGG GAGTGTTTGGCTGCCCTACAACCGTGGCCAATGTGGAGACAGTGGCCGTGTCCCCTACCATCTGCCGCCGTGGGGGTGCGTGGTTTGCCAGCTTCGGCCGAGAGCGCAACTCAGGCACCAAACTGTTCAACATCTCCGGCCACGTCAACAACCCCTGCACAGTGGAGGAAGAGATGTCTGTACCGCTGAAGGAACTGATTGAAAAGCACGCCG GGGGGGTCACGGGCGGCTGGGACAACCTCCTCGCTGTGATTCCTGGCGGCTCGTCCACGCCGCTGATCCCCAAGTCTGTGTGTGAGACGGTGCTGATGGACTTCGACGCGCTGATCCAGGCGCAGACGGGCCTGGGCACGGCTGCTGTGATCGTCATGGACCGCTCG ACGGACATTGTGAAAGCCATCGCCCGCCTCATTGAGTTCTACAAGCATGAGAGCTGTGGCCAGTGCACCCCGTGCCGCGAGG GTGTGGACTGGATGAACAAGGTGATGGCCCGCTTTGTGAGGGGGGATGCCCGGCCGGCGGAGATCGACTCCCTGTGGGAGATCAGCAAGCAGATCGAGGGCCACACCATCTGCGCCCTGGGCGACGGGGCCGCCTGGCCCGTGCAG GGCCTGATCCGACACTTCCGGCCAGAACTCGAGGAGCGGATGCATCAGTTTGCCCAGCAGCACCAGGCCAGGCAGGCCGCTTCCTGA
- the LOC133070299 gene encoding double C2-like domain-containing protein gamma isoform X2 → MAGRGRVSMREHMAIDVSPGPIRPIRLISHYFPHFYPTAEPALRPPDPRPPGTPVRSAPQPQPDPEPEGDSDDSTALGTLQFTLLFDADNSTLHCTAHRAKGLKPLASGSVDTFVKANLLPGASKASQLRTRTVRGTRGPVWEETLTYHGFTLQDARRKTLRLCVCEDPWLRRRRRAPPLGELRVPLRKLVPNRARSFDVCLERRRLTKRPKSLDTARGMSLYEVGGTWDPRRGGAGQGSVPRGAQRNRGPLSLRAREHSWSQGDSQAPGAVGHKASAGGRDTGQLETEAGAGRLVSDARGRDRSEFRGERQWWAHGH, encoded by the exons ATGGCGGGCCGGGGGCGGGTGAGCATGCGGGAGCACATGGCTATCGACGTGAGCCCGGGCCCCATCCGGCCCATCCGCCTCATCTCCCACTACTTCCCACACTTCTACCCCACCGCTGAGCCCGCCCTGCGCCCCCCAGACCCACGCCCCCCAGGGACCCCCGTCCGCTCTGCACCCCAGCCCCAGCCGGACCCAGAGCCAGAGGGAGACTCAGACGACAGCA CCGCCCTCGGCACCCTCCAGTTCACGCTCCTTTTTGACGCGGACAACAGCACCCTGCACTGCACGGCCCACCGTGCCAAG GGCCTCAAGCCTCTGGCCTCAGGCTCCGTGGACACCTTCGTCAAAGCCAACCTGCTGCCCGGGGCCAGCAAG GCCAGCCAGCTGCGGACGCGCACGGTTCGGGGCACACGGGGGCCTGTCTGGGAGGAGACGCTCACCTATCATGGGTTCACCCTCCAGGACGCCCGGCGCAAGACCTTGCG GCTGTGCGTGTGTGAAGACCCGTGGCTGCGGCGACGGAGGCGGGCGCCTCCCCTGGGAGAGCTGCGGGTGCCCCTGAGGAAGCTGGTGCCCAACCGGGCCAGGAGCTTCGACGTGTGTCTGGAGAGGCGGAGGCTG ACCAAGAGGCCCAAGAGCCTGGACACAGCACGCGGCATGTCTCTGTATGAGGTCGGTGGGACGTGGGACCCAAGGCGGGGCGGTGCTGGGCAGGGCTCCGTGCCCAGGGGAGCGCAGAGAAACCGAGGCCCTCTCTCCCTCCGGGCCCGTGAACACTCGTGGTCTCAGGGGGACAGCCAGGCCCCAGGAGCTGTGGGGCACAAGGCCTCGGCGGGGGGCAGAGACACAGGCCAGCTTGAGACAGAAGCTGGAGCTGGGCGGTTGGTCAGTGACGCGCGCGGGCGGGACAGGTCAGAGTTCAGGGGAGAACGGCAGTGGTGGGCCCACGGCCACTAG
- the TBX10 gene encoding T-box transcription factor TBX10, whose translation MRGGIVFIQTEKLTFSKLALPTLAPAQPGSPTQAMPVQPQTSLLNRGLEEPGAPSSPALPPWALCTPTRPIHLPAATAAALPPAIEQRDEKPLDLPKALSAPGPSIQPGLDPYGSPSLPWRWAPALPSRLEPDEPSPGPRSVQSEAFLSASLGVFAPSETYTLPVTSSSWEPQPDSMIPSGPSTGSTGAPAVAEATEQGPKNPRVSSVTVQLEMKALWEEFNQLGTEMIVTKAGRRMFPTFQVKILGMDTLADYALLMDFVPLDDKRYRYAFHSSAWLVAGKADPATPGRVHFHPDSPAKGAQWMRQIVSFDKLKLTNNLLDDNGHIILNSMHRYQPRFHVVFVDPRKDSERYAQENFKSFIFAETQFTAVTAYQNHRITQLKIASNPFAKGFRESDPDSWPISPRPLLSVPTRSRSSLRPCLLKGSDERETDPNKAFTSRTPARLHHQLLAPTEALLAPATYPPLTYRGLYPGASSPVRPRARPTPYPLPNIQADRDQGGLPLPAGLGLLSPTAVCLGPGQDPQ comes from the exons ATGAGAGGGGGCATTGTCTTCATTCAAACTGAGAAGCTCACATTCTCCAAGCTTGCCCTGCCCACACTGGCCCCCGCCCAGCCTGGGTCTCCAACCCAGGCCATGCCTGTCCAGCCTCAGACCTCCCTTCTGAACA GGGGGCTGGAGGAGCCCGGAGCTCCGTCCTCCCCAGCTCTCCCTCCCTGGGCCCTCTGCACCCCCACCCGGCCCATCCATCTCCCCGCGGCCACAGCTGCCGCGCTGCCTCCTGCTATTGAGCAGCGAGATGAGAAG CCCCTCGACCTCCCCAAGGCCCTGTCAGCCCCCGGCCCCTCCATTCAGCCAGGCCTGGACCCCTATGGATCTCCCAGCCTGCCCTGGAGGTGGGCCCCCGCCCTAC CGTCGCGCCTGGAGCCGGATGAGCCCAGCCCGGGGCCTCGCTCAGTCCAGTCCGAGG CCTTCCTCTCTGCTAGCCTTGGGGTATTTGCCCCCTCAGAGACCTACACACTGCCCGTGACCAGCTCCAGCTGGGAGCCCCAGCCAGACTCCATGATACCATCAGGCCCTTCCACCGGTTCCACAGGGGCCCCAGCAGTGGCCGAGGCCACCGAGCAGGGCCCCAAGAACCCCCGCGTGTCCAGCGTGACGGTTCAGCTAGAGATGAAGGCTCTGTGGGAAGAGTTCAACCAGCTGGGCACAGAGATGATCGTCACCAAGGCGGGCAG GAGGATGTTCCCCACCTTCCAGGTGAAGATCCTGGGCATGGACACGCTGGCTGACTACGCCCTGCTCATGGATTTTGTGCCTTTGGATGACAAGAGATACAG GTACGCCTTCCACAGCTCTGCCTGGCTGGTGGCGGGCAAGGCGGACCCGGCCACGCCCGGCCGTGTGCACTTCCACCCTGACTCGCCGGCCAAGGGCGCGCAGTGGATGCGTCAGATCGTGTCCTTCGACAAGCTCAAGCTGACCAACAACCTGCTGGATGACAATGGCCAC ATCATCCTCAATTCCATGCACCGCTACCAGCCGCGCTTCCACGTGGTTTTTGTGGACCCACGCAAAGACAGCGAGCGCTATGCCCAGGAGAACTTCAAGTCCTTCATCTTCGCGGAGACCCAGTTCACAGCCGTCACAGCGTATCAGAACCACCGG ATCACCCAGCTGAAAATTGCCAGCAACCCATTTGCCAAGGGCTTTCGGGAGAGTGACCCAGACTCCTG GCCTATATCTCCACGGCCCCTGCTCAGCGTCCCGACCCGGAGTCGCAGCAGCCTCCGGCCCTGTCTGCTGAAAGGTTCCGATGAGCGAGAGACAG ACCCCAACAAAGCCTTCACCTCCAGgacccctgccaggctccaccatcAGCTGCTGGCCCCCACTGAGGCTCTGCTGGCCCCAGCCACCTACCCGCCCCTCACCTACCGGGGCCTGTACCCTGGAGCCTCAAGCCCCGTTCGACCAAGGGCCCGACCGACACCATACCCCCTCCCCAATATTCAGGCCGATAGGGACCAGGGGGGCCTGCCCCTCCCAGCGGGGCTGGGGCTCCTCTCCCCCACTGCAGTGTGCCTGGGGCCTGGCCAGGACCCGCAGTGA